Part of the Triticum urartu cultivar G1812 chromosome 2, Tu2.1, whole genome shotgun sequence genome, GCGCTTAAAGCGGATCCACTTCCAACACCTCGAGGACCAAGTCGCCGGCAAAACACCATCTTGGCAGGGGAAACACTACACGACTGCTGGTAGGAACACATTGGTCAAGTCAATCCCCATCGCCATCATGATTTACCATAGCATGACGCTAGTCATTCCAGTTGAGGTTCTCCAAGCCATTGACAAGATCCGGAGAGCTTTCCTTTGGGCGAGATCCGACAAGGTCTCCGAGGAAAATGCAAAGTTAACTGGACTTCCGTTTGCCGCCCCATGATCCTCGGGAGGCCTTGGTATCCTACACCTGGCAAAGTTTGCTCGTGCCTTCCGCCTTCGATGGCCATGGCTTGAGTGGATCGCGCCAGAGCGGCCTTGGGTGGGCACCGGGAACTCACGCGACAAGGAGGACATGAATCTATTCCGCGCCCTCACGAAGGTCACGGGAGGAGATGAGAACAAGGCGAGTTTCTGGGCGTCCTCCTAGCTAAATGGCCTTAGGCCTAAGCAAATTGCACCATTAATATTTGACATTTCCAGAGGTAAGAAGTGGAGTGTAAGAAAGGTGGTCCAGAATGGTGCTTGGGTGGATCAAATTCGGTCCTCAAATGGCCTAACAGTGGCCCACATATAGGAATTCATCAAGCCGTGGGCTATGGTGGCACAAGTGCATCTTCAGGACGATCAACATGACACCATCACTTGGAAGCTCGCCACCTCGAGGCAAATATTCGACGGCATCGACATACAAGGCGCAGTTTTGCGGCATCATTGCAGCTAGCTCCAATAGCATGATCTGGACGAATTGGGCGCCGTCAAAATGCAAGTTTTTTGCCTGGTTGATCACTCAAAAGTCCAAATCGAGTTCCGACGGCCGACGGGTTGGCTAAATTGTGGCAACTGTCTGTTGTGCAACCAAGTTCTGGAATCGGCACCAGACATCATCTTCCAATGCAGATTCTCCGTTCGGGTGTGGTGCATGGTGCGCGACTGGCTTCAACTCGAAGGGCTATACCCGAATGCATGGCACGTTTTTGACGACGTAAAATCTTGGTGGTTTGCCATGGTTGCCTTTGGCCGTCGCAAGGCTATGGCTTCTATTGCAATGCTTGTGTCTTGTGAGTGTGGAATGAGCGCAACGCAAATGTCTTCAACAACAAGTTCGCTATGTCGATTGTGATCATGGCCAAAATCCGGTGCAAGGCAAAGAATTGGGGGTTGGCGGGTGCAACTCATTTATATAATCTCATGCCGGGAGAGTAGGCTTTCCTTGTACGGATTGTCGCCCTCAGGCGGCCAAACTTGTTCTAAACTCTCTTAATTAACGAATGTGGCAAGTCTTTTGCCCTTTTCAAAGCAAAAAAATTCATGTGCAAAAAAGTTTGCAATGGCAGTCCGTACATGAGTGAGGGGCAATGGCCTAGACGGCCTGACCTTGTACACCGTCCAGGATGACGGAGCGTGCTAGACCGGTAGCTCGTTCACTGCGGAGGCACACGAGGTGAGCGTGGGAACCGGGAGGGGAAGCCCGACGCACGGAATGATGGCGGCGCATGGCATCAATTTATGGCCAACGCAGTTCCCGTTTAATGCACTTATTACTGTACTAAGCTAGTATAAACTAAGCGGGACGAGTAGCTTTAACTATCCATTATCCATTTTCTGGACCGTCAGATAGTGATTATTCTGCCCGCGTTGGTTTCACGCTAAAGTAGGAGCCGTCCGATCCAGTTTAATTTTACTGCCCGGACCAGTCATCACTATATATACATGCGCTTTCAAATGGGAAGTGCAGGCGCGTcatccttccttcctctcctagcCGTGGACCGATCGCGAGGAGAGAGCCAGCCCTCGAGCCCGGCACGCCATCGACACGTGCGCGGAGGATCCATCTCGGCGGCGGCGAGCGCCTCCTGCTTCCCGCTCCGGCCCCCACCTCGTTTCGGCGTACGCCGAGCGTCATTCCCGGCGGCGGCCCGCGCCTGCTGAGTGCTGAGTCCACGCCACCTCGCGTGATCGCGCTGTCCCCCGCTTCTCGGGCAGTTCATCTGCCGGCGAGAGCTCCGTCGCGCCCGCATTGCACCTTCGTTTGGCACTTGAGGTGACATGTCGAAATCTCAAGCCCCCTTCCCTCCCTGCTCTGTTTCTACCACGTTTAAAGCTGGATCTCTGTTTCCATGGCGTTTGCAACTTGAGCTCTATTTCCATGGTGTTGTGTCGTAGGCGCACATCAGGGATCCGCGACGTTTTCCATGAATTTTGTTGGCACAAGTCTGGATTTGCCGTGTCATCAGCTATTTTTTTTGGGTGAGAAATCCGCGTTGAATAGGGAGACGCAGTAGTAATATTATTATATAGTAGCTGGCCGGAGGCGCATAAATACGGAACGGAATACCCAATTCCCGAAAAAAAACCCTCCTTCCTCCCGCGTGGCGACGGGGAGGAACCCTAGTGCGCCGCCGCCAGAGGGTGCCCGGCCGGCGGGACCTCCTCGTCTCCCCTCTCGGCGGGTTCGGCGCGGGCCGAAGCTTCTGGGCCGGGACGCCGCGGCGCGGTGCGCGGACGCACCGATGGCGCGGCGGCGCGACGGGCTGGGCGGTGGCGGGGCCCGCCTCTGTTCACCGGCGGCGCAGGCTGAGGGCGGCTTGGGCCGCCTCTGCCGTGGACATCGGCCGGTGGAGGTGGTGGGCTCGTCATGGCGGCTGGGCGTGTGGCCTTCTCCTCCCGCGGGCATGTGCCGACGGGATTGCGGCAGCGCGGCGATGTCGGAGCAGGTGATGGTTCAGGAAGTAGTAGTAGAGTAACGGCGCAGAGATTATCTGAGGCCGTCGTGACATTTAGCTCTGCTGAGATTATCTCGTTCTCTAGTAGTACCCCAATGGTGGTGATTTTGCTACTAGATTTTCTAATGATAGTATAATTTGTTCTAGTTGGATTAGGATGTTTGTATGTCTGGAGTAGATCAATGTCCCTTCATTTCTGGACTGTTTGATATTTATTAGAAATTGCAGAAAAGAGTAGATCATTACGATGCATTTTGTTTATTCATAGAGATGTTTAAAGTTCAGTAGCTTTATAATCGACATACATATGATTTTTATGAATGAATATTACTTCACATGATAATTTCTGGCTCTTTCCTGTGTTCTCTTCTGTTTTGTGCTAAACTGCTAAGTTGGGTACACTCTATATTTATCGTGAACTGTAGTTTACAAAGATCCATAGAATTTCATCTGATGTAGTTTCCCAACCTGTAAACTCAAGTCTTCTATGTGCTTTTTTGTCCCTTGTCTTAATCCCATGTACGGCCTAGGATTGTTGTTCCTTCGTGCATGGAGTCCTGGTTATGTTCCTTTCCTTTTATTTGTTGCTTCCTTTTGTCTATGGTTGTATTAGCAGCCTGCTGATTCATTTTTTTTTCTTGATTGCCTCTGTATGTTGTTGAGGCTACCAACGAAACGAATGATACACCTGCTGGCTATTCCTACAATACACCTACTCGTATATATACTTTGCTTCGTTTCTCTGTTTTTTACTTTCTGTTTGATTGTTTCTTCCGGTTTGGTGATGACCTTGCTGCTCCGTGCGCTATTGACTGCTGCTGTTACCGTTTGCTTCATAAGGGAAAACACTCTCCCTTATTTGCTCTTGCTTGTTATTTACTCATCTTTATTTATTTGACATCCTCATGTGTTCATCCCTTTGTCGGGTGTATGCTGGGTTATTCCTTAATTAGTATAGACAGGATTTACAGTAGGCTGGGACACTTGTTTATTTTGTAAGTTAGTTGCTATATTATACTACAAGATGTATATGGTAGGAAGTTAACAAGTGAAGTATGTTTTAAGTTTTCAACGGTATCCGACCATTGCTTTTCTTCTCCTTTTACATGCAATGCAATAAGAGTCATAGGGAAGGGCTGAAGTTTAGCAATCCAAGAGTCATAGTTTATGTTTAGTAAGGATCTTCTCCTCCCCTCACTTCTCTCACTTTGGGTTGTTGCTGGCCTTTGTGTTGTTGCTCTGTGTTGTGGTCATCTGGCCAAAATTTTCTATTTTTGTTTTGATATGTTGGCATAGTTCAGTGTAACTTAATTGCTATGGTTTAGTCCTAGATTATCTCTATAAACATTCTGTTAAGGCTTACAAATATCTACTGTTGTTATATGTGATATCCTTGTGTTGGCTATCAATGTGGTACATAGGTAGGCTTTAGGTTGCTGTGATGCTAAAGATGCTCAGCTAATTAATTACAGTATGCTAAAGATGGTCAAATGGCCCATTCCATATGGTCTCTGGATGCTCCCCATTTTCAACTGTAGCTTAGTTTCCTAACTGTTGTTCTAGATACTGTCACATGCTATCTAGCTTAAGGCTTGCTTACAATTGTAAATTCATGGCTTAATTGGATACTGTGATTACTAATTGATTCACCGTTCTTCTGTTTAGCATGGACTGTTTGCTCTATTTCCACTACTAATAGTAGTTCTAGGGCATTGTTCAATATACTTGCTAGCATGATTCACTCTTCTGTTTGGTAGCTGACTACTCCCTGGTCGTTTCAAATAATGGTTGGTTGGATCCTATAGGCTGAATCTATGATGGTCTGTTTAGGTTGCAAATCATGAATGAGTATTCTGGTCTTCAAGTTACTCAATATTTTCTCATTTTAATGTTACACACTATTATTTACCTCGGAATCGAGCATGTGCTATTATGATAATGAATTTTTGCACACTTCTCAATCTGATGCTATTTTACATTATGTGTAACTCTAGTTATGGATCCAGCTGCCTACGATGATTTGTTGTTAGTTGGTTCACTGTATCATGGGTTCAACAGAGAGAGGCACCTGCGTCTCTCAGCTACTCAGGGGTTTGAAGAGAGACGGTGGTTAAATAACGAAGAAACCAGTGCTATGATGCTCAACCCGCAGATCTTCAGAAACCCACATGGTGTGTTACTCGATGATCAGGCATTTACTGTGGACTGTTATTCCCTGCTGGTTGATATGGATGAGTATAATGGAATGATGGCACATTCTGGCCCCAGAGCTCAGCAGCAGCAGTTCTGGCCTTACTATGGTTCAGTTGATCATCATAATCCCATGAAGCGGGAATATTTTGCTGGCATAAGCAAGAATCATGCTGCACACAGAGACTCTGATAATGAAGAAATCATCTGCAAGAAGTATGAAGTGAAAGGTGCATACAAGTGCCGCCGGCGAACAATCCTGCCAGATAACCTTTTTGCTGTAACTGGCATTCACCCCCCTTTCCCTAATATGATGGTACTGCAATACCAGCTTACTCCAGATGCTCTTGTAGCGAACCGTCTGCACCAGGCTGACCTGATGGCAATTCATGTCCAGCAGCGAAGGGATGAGCTGGGCGAGGGTTTGATACCTCTGTACGGCGGCCCTGCAAGGCCACCTGGTCTCCTCTAGTGAAAAGAACTACCAAGCAAGGAAGAACATCAACATGCATGCAGAGTCTTACACGGTCCATTTATCAGCCCAAGAGGACGGGAAAGAAGAAGTGTGGCTACTACATGTAGAGGCAGTAGTTCCTGGAACCGGAGAATAGAGTGGACAAACGTGCTGAGATTGATGAGTGGGTCATCACCCTGACCTTCCCACATGGCGAGTGTCTATCCCGTGGGAAGCATATCGCCTGGCGTCTATGCTTTCCTTCCCACTGAGATGGTAACGAAGTTCCCTTCATAATCCAGGACGACTTCCTCCTTGCATCTTCAAGAGAGGCTATTCTGTTTGACAGTCCATGGAACAAGGGGATTATGAACTGTATCCAAAGTGCTTTCCTGAAAGCTTTTGTCGCACTTGTGAAGTCTACGCTGATGCACCAGCAATGTCCTTTGCCTTCTATGTTTAACTTCCTGCTGGTCAATCATTCACTAATCCCACTACTTGAGCCAGTTAGGACTGGCATCAAAAACAAGATTCTTGTCGAGGATATAGTACCATGTGAGTCTCATAGTTCACAGAAAATATTTTGCAAACCTGGTGAGGTTGGACGGCTGAAACCGGCCTTTTGGAGTATTCTCAGCAAGGCATGGCCGCATGGGAATCTGGAGTTGACCTGAAGAATCTCTCAACTCATGGCAGCTACATCCTCAGCTCTCATTTTGACAAGTCCACGTATAATACCGTGCTATCATTTCTTGGTGTTAAAAAGTGTGAGCACCGAGTGGTACGTCAAATGCATCGAGGGCTCTAATCTTGTCAAGGAGGTAAATGAACAGATTTATCTCGAGGTTTTATCCTTTGTCGCCGACAATTGGCAGAACTGTTTCTCCGGTACAAAAATGATGTCTATTCCCCTGCTGAAGTATGTTGATCGGAACAATGCTATCTCTTTCTGGAGCATTTCTAAAGCTACTCAACTGAGTGACAGATTGTGCATTGCATCTGAGAAGAAGTGCATACCTAGCTCTTGGTTTTCCTGAAGACAAAATTGCTGGCTTCAGACATTCCATTCATACACCCTCCAGATGCAAGCTTTCCTACAGTCTCATCGCCTCTAACCGTTGACAATGCAATCTTGCTTTTGCAATGGATACAGAGTCTCAAGTCAAGAAGGTACAATTACCGGCTAAATTTCTGGCTTGTGTAAAACAGGGAGGTTGGCTTAGGACATCAGTTGGGTACAAGCCACCAAATCAATCATTTCTGTCCAGTTCTGAGTGGGGAGTTCTTTTGCAAAGTGGCTCCTCGTTTGTTGATATACCGATGATTGACCAAAAGTTCTATCAAAACAAGCTGCATTTGTACTGGGAGGAACTCAAGGCGATCGGAGTTAGATTTGAATTTCAGGAGGCATCAGCGTACATCGGCAGCCGCCTCATGTCTATGGCTGAAAGCAATACGCTGATCAGAGAGAATGTGTACTCACTCCTTCGGCTGATTCAGTTTCTTCGAGAGAAAGTTCTATCTCCAAGCGAACTCATCAACAGTGTCAAAGATGGACAGTGGATGAAGAGTACTCTCAGCTACAGGTCTCCAGTTGGTTGTATCATCTATGATTCAGGCTGGGCAGTTGCATCCTGTATCAGTAGCCAGCCGTTCCTTGATGTCAAGTTCTATGGCGACGACATCCTTACCTACAAACCAGAGCTCAACTTGCTCGGTGTTCTTGTTGAATTTAAAGACAGCTACAAACTTGTGATTGATAATTTCAAGTTCAGTTCGGCTGCTATTACTCCTGAGGCTACTGTGCTAATCCTCAAATGTATCCAGCATGTGAACTCATGCGATGCCTTCATAAGAAAGATCAAAGATTTAAAATGGGTGAAGACCAGTGTGGGGTTCCGTGCTCCTAATGAATCTTTTCTTGTGGATCCTCGATGGGAGTGCCTTCTAAAGGTCTTTGATGGGGTTCCTGTAGTTGATTTCAGATTTGATGGGAGTAAGATTAGTCCCTACAAAGCAGAGTTGGAGAAGACCGGGTTGATAGCAAAATTGGAGGCGGCATCAAAGGCTGTAGCTCACTTGTTCAAGCAGATGGTTCTGAACTCATCACTTCCAAAGGCGAGTGTCCTAGCCCTGCTAGCATGTTATGGGCAGCTGAAAACACAGGGCGCGCTCCCTGTTGAGCTTTTCAGTTGCATGCTGAATGAGAAGTGGTTGCGTACATCGTTTGGTTTCAGATCTCCCAAAGATGCAATCTTGTTCAATGCAGAATGGCAGTCTCTATCATCAGTAGCAGACCTACCTTTCATAGATGACGGTGACTCTCACCAAGGTTTAAGCAAAGAAATACATGGTTATAAAGATGAGCTCAAGAATTTAGGTGTTACTACTGAAGTGAAAGCTGGtgctaggtttgtcatcaatggCATCAACATTCCCAAGGATCCTTTACACTTGTCTGGAGCTACTGTCTTGTCATTGCTCAGGTCCATTCGGAGCTGGTTGGCTTCTTCAAGTAACTTCCCAAAGGGCTTTCTAGAGAAAATCAAAGGCTGCAGTTGGTTGAGGACAAAAGTGGGGTTCCAATGTCCTGATGAGTCGATCCTGTTTGATCCAAAGAATTCTTCCATTCGCATAGAAGATAGCCCTTTCATTGATGAAGCATTCTATGGCTCGGAGATAGCCTCATTCAGAGATGCCCTTGCGGCAATCGGAGTATCTGTGGATTTTAGACACGGACATGAGCTTGTTGCTCGACATCTGAAAGGCCACAAAAACAGGGCTACTATTTCTCGTATTTACACGTACCTTAAGGAGTACAATTGGGAGTCTGCAAACAAGACTAGTGATTGGATCTGGATACCAAATAAAAAGAAAAGTGGAGAGTGGGTGAGCCCTCTGGGTTGTGTTCTTCATGATAAGGACAACCTTTTCAGCCTGCAGCTGCATGTCTTGGACAAATATTATGACAAGAAGTTGCTGGACTTCTTTTCACATGTTTTTGGTGTGAGGAATGGTCCTAGCGCTGAAGATCATTGCAAACTATGGAGCACATGGGAGAGCTCTGTCGATGCGCTATCTGCAGCTGACTGCTCTGCTTTCTGGCAGTTCATTGCTAAGAACTGGAGCAAAAACACGGAGAAGCTTCTTTCTGCTTGTGTCAAGGTTCCAGTTTGTACCGACGGAACTATCCTTCTGTCGAAGAAAGAGGATGTGTTTATTCCTGAtgatctactccctccgttccgaattacttgtcgtaggtatggatgtatttagatgtattttagttctagatacatccatttctgcaacgagtaatttggaacggagggagtacttctcAAGGATTTGTTCGACAAGCTGCCTAACCGGTCATTGTTCATATGGTATCCATCTTCAAGCCTGCCTTCCATGTCTCGAGCAAAGCTGAACAACATCTACGATAGCATTGGAGTCCAGGCAATATCCAAAGCTGTTGGGAAGAATGATTCACTCGCATCGGAAAATGTCAGCCCAACAAAAGCTGCTCGGGGTAAGGTCATCAATGTTGGTATGATAAAACTGGTCCTTGCTTTTCTTGCCGATCCTGCTCTCGACATTTCTGCTGAAGAGCGGCACAAGATATTTCCTGCCTGCTCAATGTGACGGTGCTAGAGAACAGTGAGCCAATCACGGTGGGATACAACGTGAAGCTGTCCTCTGGGGCCGTTTTGGATGTGAAGGCCACACGGAAGCTCCGGTGGGAGAGGGAGAGCTCGAAACTCTACATGCAGAAAAGCAAGCATGCACCAGGCTACAAGGAGAAGTTGGAGTTTGCGACGAACTTTGCGGATGAGATATCCCAGGGGCTGCTCTTCGAGAAGGCAGATCAGATCCCTTTGCTCGCGGAGCTCATTAAAATCGGCAGTTTGATGGACTTCCACGCTGCCGCTGTCGAGTACCTTCTGAAATCAAAAAATCTGCAGCTGTTCCCTGAAGACGAAGAATTCCTTAACACTGCATCGCTAGGTATGTGACCGATAAACAAAAATTTTCTCATCTTATGAGTCTGAAAGTATTTACCTCCTTATGCTGTTGTCTCCAACTCTTTGACGCTTGTATGCATGCAGGTCGTAGCAGGAACCGTTAGCGATCTCTGGAGTTGTTCTTACGCATGCCGACACATGGAGTGAAGTGGTGAGTGCATTGCTTGTTTGTTTTTCTATAGAAGTTGTATCACCTCTGTAATTGTGTTGGAAGCTTATGCATTAGTCATTTGACAGGTTACTTGCTGATGGCCAGGCCTGCAGGAGCTTAATTGATGCTTAAATCTGGAGCGTCCAGCAATGCGCCTACTCGATTATCTTGTGCATACGTTTTGTCGCGATTACTAGCTGTGAACTTTTGTTTTGGCTTTCTCCCTTTATGAACCGCAATCTGTCTGTGTTTTTCAGTGTGAAATGACCCTCGTACGTACTGGTGTGTTATCCTTTATGTCTTGTGACCATCATCTcttatatcttgttattatttaGCATGAATATATGTTGGACCATGTGTGAGCTTGATTGTGGTGGCCTGCTAAATAAAAGGAGCCTGGTTGCCTGTCAAATCTTAAGGCATGTCCATTGTTTTTTTTTATTACTGATTATAAAAGCTAATTAAGTCAGGAATCCTAAAATGGCACTGGTACTTGGAAGTAACTGCGATGGATTCCTAATGTTAGCATGCGGTACTTGTGATGATGAACTTGTTTATTGCTGCCAAATGGAAAATCTTTGAGCATATACTTATATATATGAATATTATGCATGCAAATGTTCTGTTGCTGCGGGGAGCCTGCCTGCGACTGCAAGCGTCTCTGCTTGCTCGACTGAGCATTAGATATGTAGACAACTAACTGTCAAGATGATACGTAGCAGATGTGAACTTATTATGGCTTTCTGCCTTTCTGAACCAGAACCTGTTTATTTGCATCCTTTATGTCCTGTGATCATCCATTGAACAAGAACATGTGTAAACATTGTGTTATTTGAGATGACTAAATATGCTGGCGGCCTGCTAGACTAAAGATGGCTGGTTTCCTGTCAAATCCTACTCCATGTCCATGTTTTTTTTTTTGGATTGGTACTGAATCATAAAAATGTAAATCAAGTGAGAAATGCTGAAATGGCACTTGTACTTGGGAGTAACTGTGGCTGGGCCTCCGAGCATCTTCTTCTATTAGCATGTGGTGGTacttgtgatcaacttgtgttaTTGCTGTGAAATAAGAATGAATTGGTCGGTTGCCTGTCGAGTCTTTCTCAGTATCAAGTCCAGACAGTTGTAAATTTCTCCGTATCAAGTCCAGACGGTTGTAAATGTTGCGTCTCTGCTTGCATTTGAGATTGGAAAATTTTGTGAACCGCTCATGAAGTCAATGACAGAGCACAAGTCAAGAAGTGCAGGCGATGTATAAAATGGAATCGTAATGGGATGTAGATTGGCTCAGCACACCGGATGCAGCAAAGATTAAGCTTAAAATAACACACCGGATCACAAGGCATCCATCACACGCACGCAGCAGCATCGATCCAGACGCAGACAGACGTACAGAGGAAGACTGAAGACAACACGAAGAAAGCAGTTGGTAGAACCACGAGGAGGTGGCGCGGATCGACGATTCGATTCGATGGGCCTTTGGCCGCAGGGCGATGCGACGCTCTAGACGCGGCCTTCCCAGAGGCACGGCTGGTGGTCGGAGCAGGGCgcgtgcggcggcggggcgaggccgaGCGCGGCGGCGCGTTGCCAGCGCTGGGCGCGGGTGAGGCCGAGGCAGGGCCCGTAGCGCGTGTCCATGTCGAACTCCCGGGCCGTCctctccgcgtcctcctcctcctccctcctcgcCGCGTCAGCGCCGTCGCGGTGATCTGCCGCAGCTGCAGCCAAAGAAttaaagaaaaaaaaaacagatcGATAGATCGATCAGTCAATCCGCTGGGATCGGACGGCGACTGCGTGGGATTGGGCATGCGGCGGCATACCTCGTATCGGGCGGAGGAgatgcgccgccgccgccgcttgcttCTGGTGGTGGTGCGCCGCCTTCTTGGAGACGCCGCCGGCGGGCTTGGTGGCGGCCGCCGCGCCGGAGTGGGCCTTCTGCTGCCGGAAGAAGGATTTGACGTCGCCGCCGCTCCTCATGGCTCTCTCCGCCGGCGGTGCGAGCTCTTCAGGATCGGTGGGAGGAAGAAAGGGGGCAGAATCAGATGGTGGATGGAGAATTGGGGATAGACAGGGTGGGTTTATATATACATGGTGCCGTTGTGGTTATTCGAATTTTGAATTTTGAAAGAGATGGGAGATGGGAGAAGTCTCCAGAGCCTTCTGCCGCCGGTTTGCCGCCGGTGTTCACATCACCCAACATAAGCGTGGGCCGGCCCAACACACGCGAATACTTGGGTCACTCGCTAGTTGTCCCGTTCGCTCGCTTGGTTAAGTTGACTAGTAGCTGACCGCTGACTTTTCCAGAAAAAGTTCATGAACTTGAGAAGAGACCGCGCTTCTGGAAAAGTTCACGAGTTCGGAGAAAAATTAGTTCATGAATCTGAATTTTTTTTCACTAATTTGGGAAAAAATCATGGAATTGAAAAAAGTTCAAGGATTTAATAAATGTTCACAAATTTTTTAAAAATCACGAATATGATTTTATTTCGTGATTTTCATAAAAAATTATGAAATTGGGAAAAAGTTCAtaaaattttaaaataaaaaagagaaaaaataacaaatataaaaggaaaaaaataagaaaataaataaaagggaaAAAGAAAAACCAACCGAAACTGAACAAAAACCGGTAAAAACGAAGAACTAGAAAAACCGGTTCCCTCATTGATGTCATGCGCTCAAATACAGCGAGTTCATTACAGCTGGAGCGGGGAAGGTTAGTGTGTGTTAGGCCCTATTTGGTTTAGCTGTGGATTTCTAAAAGCAGCTGTGAAAAATCTGCTGTGGAAAAATAACTGTGGAAAATCTGATGTGAAAAAGATGTAGGTCATTTGGCAAACCAGTTGATACAGCTTTTTCAGATTTTGAAAAGCACGTCCTGAACTGCTTCCGCTTTTGATTTAGATTTTGACAACGGATTTCTGAAATCGGATTCTGCTGGGTTCGCCCTTTGGTTCAGATTCTGCTGCGCAGCANNNNNNNNNNNNNNNNNNNNNNNNNNNNNNNNNNNNNNNNNNNNNNNNNNNNNNNNNNNNNNNNNNNNNNNNNNNNNNNNNNNNNNNNNNNNNNNNNNNNNNNNNNNNNNNNNNNNNNNNNNNNNNNNNNNNNNNNNNNNNNNNNNNNNNNNNNNNNNNNNNNNNNNNNNNNNNNNNNNNNNNNNNNNNNNNNNANNNNNNNNNNNNNNNNNNNNNNNNNNNNNNNNNNNNNNNNNNNNNNNNNNNNNNNNNNNNNNNNNNNNNNNNNNNNNNNNNNNNNNNNNNNNNNNNNNNNNNNNNNNNNNNNNNNNNNNNNNNNNNNNNNNNNNNNNNNNNNNNNNNNNNNNNNNNNNNNNNNNNNNNNNNNNNNNNNNNNNNNNNNNNNNNNNNNNNNNNNNNNNNNNNNNNNNNNNNNNNNNNNNNNNNNNNNNNNNNNNNNNNNNNNNNNNNNNNNNNNNNNNNNNNNNNNNNNNNNNNNNNNNNNNNNNNNNNNNNNNNNNNNNNNNNNNNNNNNNNNNN contains:
- the LOC125539811 gene encoding uncharacterized protein LOC125539811, which translates into the protein MDTESQVKKVQLPAKFLACVKQGGWLRTSVGYKPPNQSFLSSSEWGVLLQSGSSFVDIPMIDQKFYQNKLHLYWEELKAIGVRFEFQEASAYIGSRLMSMAESNTLIRENVYSLLRLIQFLREKVLSPSELINSVKDGQWMKSTLSYRSPVGCIIYDSGWAVASCISSQPFLDVKFYGDDILTYKPELNLLGVLVEFKDSYKLVIDNFKFSSAAITPEATVLILKCIQHVNSCDAFIRKIKDLKWVKTSVGFRAPNESFLVDPRWECLLKVFDGVPVVDFRFDGSKISPYKAELEKTGLIAKLEAASKAVAHLFKQMVLNSSLPKASVLALLACYGQLKTQGALPVELFSCMLNEKWLRTSFGFRSPKDAILFNAEWQSLSSVADLPFIDDGDSHQGLSKEIHGYKDELKNLGVTTEVKAGARFVINGINIPKDPLHLSGATVLSLLRSIRSWLASSSNFPKGFLEKIKGCSWLRTKVGFQCPDESILFDPKNSSIRIEDSPFIDEAFYGSEIASFRDALAAIGVSVDFRHGHELVARHLKGHKNRATISRIYTYLKEYNWESANKTSDWIWIPNKKKSGEWVSPLGCVLHDKDNLFSLQLHVLDKYYDKKLLDFFSHVFGVRNGPSAEDHCKLWSTWESSVDALSAADCSAFWQFIAKNWSKNTEKLLSACVKVPVCTDGTILLSKKEDVFIPDDLLPPFRITCRRYGCI
- the LOC125534172 gene encoding uncharacterized protein LOC125534172, with the protein product MRSGGDVKSFFRQQKAHSGAAAATKPAGGVSKKAAHHHQKQAAAAAHLLRPIRAAADHRDGADAARREEEEDAERTAREFDMDTRYGPCLGLTRAQRWQRAAALGLAPPPHAPCSDHQPCLWEGRV